One Podarcis raffonei isolate rPodRaf1 chromosome 3, rPodRaf1.pri, whole genome shotgun sequence genomic region harbors:
- the SGK1 gene encoding serine/threonine-protein kinase Sgk1 isoform X3, with product MRGKEEKSSLKAFMKQRRMGLNDFIQKIATNSYACKHPEVQSILKISQPQEPELMNANPSPPPSPSQQINLGPSSNPHAKPSDFHFLKVIGKGSFGKVLLARHKAEEHFYAVKVLQKKAILKKKEEKHIMSERNVLLKNVKHPFLVGLHFSFQTADKLYFVLDYINGGELFYHLQRERCFLEPRARFYAAEIASALGYLHSLNIVYRDLKPENILLDSQGHIVLTDFGLCKENIEHNGTTSTFCGTPEYLAPEVLHKQPYDRTVDWWCLGAVLYEMLYGLPPFYSRNTAEMYDNILNKPLQLKPNITNSARHLLEGLLQKDRTKRLGAKEDFMEIKNHIFFSLINWDDLINKKITPPFNPNVSGPNDLRHFDPEFTDEPVPNSIGQSSDSILITASVKEAAEAFLGFSYAPPMDSFL from the exons ATGAGAGGGAAAGAAGAAAAGTCTTCGCTGAAAG CTTTCATGAAACAGAGACGAATGGGGCTGAATGACTTCATTCAGAAGATAGCCACCAACTCCTACGCATGCAAACA CCCTGAAGTTCAATCTATTTTGAAGATCTCCCAGCCTCAAGAGCCTGAACTTATGAATGCCAATCCTTCTCCTCCA CCCAGTCCATCCCAGCAGATCAACCTTGGCCCTTCTTCTAACCCACATGCTAAACCATCAGATTTCCATTTCCTGAAGGTCATTGGAAAAGGCAGCTTTGGGAAG GTTCTTCTTGCAAGGCACAAGGCAGAAGAGCACTTCTATGCAGTAAAAGTCCTCCAGAAGAAAGCAATCCTGAAAAAGAAGGAG GAGAAACACATAATGTCTGAACGCAACGTCCTACTGAAGAACGTGAAGCACCCTTTCCTGGTGGGACTCCACTTCTCCTTCCAGACTGCAGACAAGCTGTATTTTGTTCTAGACTACATCAATGGTGGAGAG TTGTTCTACCATCTCCAGAGGGAACGTTGCTTCCTGGAGCCAAGAGCTCGTTTTTATGCTGCTGAAATCGCCAGTGCACTGGGCTACCTGCATTCACTGAATATAGTTTACCG GGACTTGAAGCCAGAGAACATTTTGCTGGATTCTCAAGGCCACATTGTCTTGACTGACTTTGGACTCTGCAAAGAGAACATAGAACACAATGGCACAACTTCCACATTTTGTGGCACTCCTGAG TAccttgcccccgaagtccttcACAAGCAACCCTATGACCGAACTGTTGACTGGTGGTGCCTTGGGGCTGTTTTGTACGAGATGCTTTATGGACTG ccccctTTCTATAGCAGAAACACAGCAGAAATGTATGACAACATCTTGAACAAACCTCTGCAGCTGAAGCCAAATATTACCAACTCTGCGAGACACCTTTTGGAAGGTCTTCTGCAAAAGGACAGGACCAAGAGGCTGGGTGCAAAGGAGGACTTT ATGGAGATTAAGAACCACATCTTCTTCTCCCTAATTAACTGGGATGATCTCATTAATAAGAAGATTACACCCCCTTTCAACCCAAATGTG AGTGGCCCCAATGACCTGCGGCACTTTGACCCTGAGTTTACAGATGAGCCTGTCCCAAACTCCATTGGCCAGTCTTCAGACAGCATCCTCATCACTGCCAGCGTCAAGGAAGCTGCTGAAGCATTTCTGGGCTTCTCCTATGCCCCTCCGATGGATTCTTTCTTGTGA
- the SGK1 gene encoding serine/threonine-protein kinase Sgk1 isoform X2, which translates to MTVKAEASGSTLTYSKMRGMVAILIAFMKQRRMGLNDFIQKIATNSYACKHPEVQSILKISQPQEPELMNANPSPPPSPSQQINLGPSSNPHAKPSDFHFLKVIGKGSFGKVLLARHKAEEHFYAVKVLQKKAILKKKEEKHIMSERNVLLKNVKHPFLVGLHFSFQTADKLYFVLDYINGGELFYHLQRERCFLEPRARFYAAEIASALGYLHSLNIVYRDLKPENILLDSQGHIVLTDFGLCKENIEHNGTTSTFCGTPEYLAPEVLHKQPYDRTVDWWCLGAVLYEMLYGLPPFYSRNTAEMYDNILNKPLQLKPNITNSARHLLEGLLQKDRTKRLGAKEDFMEIKNHIFFSLINWDDLINKKITPPFNPNVSGPNDLRHFDPEFTDEPVPNSIGQSSDSILITASVKEAAEAFLGFSYAPPMDSFL; encoded by the exons ATGACGGTCAAAGCCGAAGCTTCGGGATCCACGCTAACTTATTCCAAGATGAGAGGGATGGTGGCAATACTGATCG CTTTCATGAAACAGAGACGAATGGGGCTGAATGACTTCATTCAGAAGATAGCCACCAACTCCTACGCATGCAAACA CCCTGAAGTTCAATCTATTTTGAAGATCTCCCAGCCTCAAGAGCCTGAACTTATGAATGCCAATCCTTCTCCTCCA CCCAGTCCATCCCAGCAGATCAACCTTGGCCCTTCTTCTAACCCACATGCTAAACCATCAGATTTCCATTTCCTGAAGGTCATTGGAAAAGGCAGCTTTGGGAAG GTTCTTCTTGCAAGGCACAAGGCAGAAGAGCACTTCTATGCAGTAAAAGTCCTCCAGAAGAAAGCAATCCTGAAAAAGAAGGAG GAGAAACACATAATGTCTGAACGCAACGTCCTACTGAAGAACGTGAAGCACCCTTTCCTGGTGGGACTCCACTTCTCCTTCCAGACTGCAGACAAGCTGTATTTTGTTCTAGACTACATCAATGGTGGAGAG TTGTTCTACCATCTCCAGAGGGAACGTTGCTTCCTGGAGCCAAGAGCTCGTTTTTATGCTGCTGAAATCGCCAGTGCACTGGGCTACCTGCATTCACTGAATATAGTTTACCG GGACTTGAAGCCAGAGAACATTTTGCTGGATTCTCAAGGCCACATTGTCTTGACTGACTTTGGACTCTGCAAAGAGAACATAGAACACAATGGCACAACTTCCACATTTTGTGGCACTCCTGAG TAccttgcccccgaagtccttcACAAGCAACCCTATGACCGAACTGTTGACTGGTGGTGCCTTGGGGCTGTTTTGTACGAGATGCTTTATGGACTG ccccctTTCTATAGCAGAAACACAGCAGAAATGTATGACAACATCTTGAACAAACCTCTGCAGCTGAAGCCAAATATTACCAACTCTGCGAGACACCTTTTGGAAGGTCTTCTGCAAAAGGACAGGACCAAGAGGCTGGGTGCAAAGGAGGACTTT ATGGAGATTAAGAACCACATCTTCTTCTCCCTAATTAACTGGGATGATCTCATTAATAAGAAGATTACACCCCCTTTCAACCCAAATGTG AGTGGCCCCAATGACCTGCGGCACTTTGACCCTGAGTTTACAGATGAGCCTGTCCCAAACTCCATTGGCCAGTCTTCAGACAGCATCCTCATCACTGCCAGCGTCAAGGAAGCTGCTGAAGCATTTCTGGGCTTCTCCTATGCCCCTCCGATGGATTCTTTCTTGTGA
- the SGK1 gene encoding serine/threonine-protein kinase Sgk1 isoform X4: MKQRRMGLNDFIQKIATNSYACKHPEVQSILKISQPQEPELMNANPSPPPSPSQQINLGPSSNPHAKPSDFHFLKVIGKGSFGKVLLARHKAEEHFYAVKVLQKKAILKKKEEKHIMSERNVLLKNVKHPFLVGLHFSFQTADKLYFVLDYINGGELFYHLQRERCFLEPRARFYAAEIASALGYLHSLNIVYRDLKPENILLDSQGHIVLTDFGLCKENIEHNGTTSTFCGTPEYLAPEVLHKQPYDRTVDWWCLGAVLYEMLYGLPPFYSRNTAEMYDNILNKPLQLKPNITNSARHLLEGLLQKDRTKRLGAKEDFMEIKNHIFFSLINWDDLINKKITPPFNPNVSGPNDLRHFDPEFTDEPVPNSIGQSSDSILITASVKEAAEAFLGFSYAPPMDSFL, translated from the exons ATGAAACAGAGACGAATGGGGCTGAATGACTTCATTCAGAAGATAGCCACCAACTCCTACGCATGCAAACA CCCTGAAGTTCAATCTATTTTGAAGATCTCCCAGCCTCAAGAGCCTGAACTTATGAATGCCAATCCTTCTCCTCCA CCCAGTCCATCCCAGCAGATCAACCTTGGCCCTTCTTCTAACCCACATGCTAAACCATCAGATTTCCATTTCCTGAAGGTCATTGGAAAAGGCAGCTTTGGGAAG GTTCTTCTTGCAAGGCACAAGGCAGAAGAGCACTTCTATGCAGTAAAAGTCCTCCAGAAGAAAGCAATCCTGAAAAAGAAGGAG GAGAAACACATAATGTCTGAACGCAACGTCCTACTGAAGAACGTGAAGCACCCTTTCCTGGTGGGACTCCACTTCTCCTTCCAGACTGCAGACAAGCTGTATTTTGTTCTAGACTACATCAATGGTGGAGAG TTGTTCTACCATCTCCAGAGGGAACGTTGCTTCCTGGAGCCAAGAGCTCGTTTTTATGCTGCTGAAATCGCCAGTGCACTGGGCTACCTGCATTCACTGAATATAGTTTACCG GGACTTGAAGCCAGAGAACATTTTGCTGGATTCTCAAGGCCACATTGTCTTGACTGACTTTGGACTCTGCAAAGAGAACATAGAACACAATGGCACAACTTCCACATTTTGTGGCACTCCTGAG TAccttgcccccgaagtccttcACAAGCAACCCTATGACCGAACTGTTGACTGGTGGTGCCTTGGGGCTGTTTTGTACGAGATGCTTTATGGACTG ccccctTTCTATAGCAGAAACACAGCAGAAATGTATGACAACATCTTGAACAAACCTCTGCAGCTGAAGCCAAATATTACCAACTCTGCGAGACACCTTTTGGAAGGTCTTCTGCAAAAGGACAGGACCAAGAGGCTGGGTGCAAAGGAGGACTTT ATGGAGATTAAGAACCACATCTTCTTCTCCCTAATTAACTGGGATGATCTCATTAATAAGAAGATTACACCCCCTTTCAACCCAAATGTG AGTGGCCCCAATGACCTGCGGCACTTTGACCCTGAGTTTACAGATGAGCCTGTCCCAAACTCCATTGGCCAGTCTTCAGACAGCATCCTCATCACTGCCAGCGTCAAGGAAGCTGCTGAAGCATTTCTGGGCTTCTCCTATGCCCCTCCGATGGATTCTTTCTTGTGA